A genomic region of Mycobacterium senriense contains the following coding sequences:
- a CDS encoding acyl-CoA dehydrogenase family protein has protein sequence MRRTLYGPDHEAYRETVKEFLAREVVPCQHDWDRDHRIDRDVFAHAAKAGIYALEVDGRYGGAGEHDYRYRMVVCEEIARINALSFGLTISLQDDLVLHYLLDLTSEEQKQRWLPGFASGELIGALAMTEPGAGSDLRGIRTSARRDGEHWVLNGQKTFISSGIMADLIVVAACTDQEAGSRGFSLFVVERETPGFRHGRQLDKIGLPAQDTAELFFDDARVPVENLLGKEGSGLQYLMSHLPRERLGVTAQAIATTRAIFDLTVEYCRQRKAFGQPLTAKQHIRFELAEMSTELDIAEAYVDKSVEAFNAGELSPVDAAKGKWYVSELQHRLIDRCLQLHGGYGYMLEYPVARAYLDTRAQTIYGGTTEIMKELIGREIAGSDPTSKRR, from the coding sequence GTGCGCCGAACACTCTACGGCCCTGACCATGAGGCCTACCGCGAAACGGTCAAGGAGTTCTTAGCCCGAGAAGTGGTCCCGTGCCAACATGATTGGGACCGAGACCACCGGATCGACCGCGACGTGTTCGCCCACGCAGCCAAAGCGGGCATCTACGCTTTGGAGGTGGACGGGCGGTACGGGGGTGCCGGTGAACACGACTACCGCTACCGAATGGTGGTCTGCGAGGAGATCGCCCGAATCAACGCTTTGTCGTTCGGCTTGACCATCAGCCTCCAAGACGACCTCGTGCTGCACTACCTCCTCGATCTCACGTCTGAGGAACAGAAACAACGTTGGTTGCCGGGCTTCGCCTCCGGCGAATTGATCGGCGCCCTCGCTATGACGGAACCGGGTGCCGGCAGCGATCTCCGAGGGATCCGCACGAGCGCTCGCCGCGACGGCGAGCACTGGGTTCTCAACGGGCAGAAAACGTTCATTTCCAGTGGGATCATGGCCGACCTCATCGTGGTAGCCGCTTGCACCGATCAAGAGGCGGGCTCGCGAGGCTTCAGCTTGTTCGTAGTCGAGCGCGAAACCCCAGGATTCAGACACGGACGCCAGCTGGACAAGATCGGGCTACCGGCCCAAGACACTGCCGAATTATTCTTCGACGACGCCCGCGTTCCAGTCGAAAATCTGCTCGGCAAGGAAGGCAGCGGCCTCCAATACTTGATGAGCCATTTGCCGCGCGAGCGATTAGGTGTTACGGCACAGGCTATCGCGACCACACGCGCAATATTCGACCTCACGGTCGAGTATTGCCGACAGCGCAAGGCATTCGGTCAGCCGCTGACCGCAAAGCAACACATCCGCTTCGAACTGGCAGAGATGTCAACGGAGCTCGATATCGCGGAAGCCTACGTCGACAAATCGGTAGAAGCGTTCAACGCGGGTGAACTTTCGCCAGTTGATGCGGCAAAAGGCAAGTGGTACGTCAGCGAGCTTCAACACCGCCTTATCGACCGGTGTCTGCAACTCCACGGCGGATACGGCTACATGCTTGAATACCCCGTTGCTCGAGCGTATCTCGACACCCGAGCGCAGACTATCTATGGCGGCACGACGGAGATCATGAAGGAGCTCATCGGCCGCGAGATCGCCGGCTCGGACCCGACTTCCAAACGGAGATGA
- a CDS encoding SDR family oxidoreductase has protein sequence MTRQKILITGASSGLGAGMAHAFAAKGRDLALCARRTDRLAHLKDELVQQHSDVRVAIAALDVNDHEQVPKVFEELSDALGGIDRVIVNAGIGKGARLGSGKLWANKATLETNLVAALVQIETALQMFHEQGSGHLVLISSVLGVRGVPGVKASYAASKAGLSSLGEALRVEYARGPIKVSVIEPGYIESEMTAKSQSTMLMVDNETGVKSLVSAIEREPGRAAVPWWPWGPMVQLMRVLPLPLIKRFA, from the coding sequence GTGACTCGGCAGAAGATCCTTATCACCGGTGCGAGTTCCGGCCTGGGTGCCGGTATGGCCCACGCGTTTGCGGCCAAGGGACGCGACCTGGCACTGTGCGCTCGGCGTACCGACCGGCTCGCTCATCTCAAAGATGAACTCGTGCAACAACATTCTGATGTAAGAGTTGCCATCGCGGCGTTGGACGTCAACGATCACGAGCAGGTGCCGAAGGTGTTCGAGGAGCTGTCGGATGCACTCGGCGGCATCGACCGGGTGATCGTCAACGCCGGCATCGGCAAGGGTGCACGCCTGGGGTCGGGCAAACTGTGGGCCAACAAGGCGACTCTCGAGACCAACTTGGTGGCGGCGCTGGTGCAGATCGAGACTGCGCTGCAGATGTTTCATGAGCAAGGATCGGGGCACCTGGTGTTGATTTCCTCGGTGCTCGGCGTCAGGGGAGTGCCGGGCGTGAAGGCGTCTTACGCGGCCAGCAAGGCTGGGTTGAGTTCGTTGGGCGAAGCGTTGCGCGTCGAGTATGCGCGTGGGCCGATTAAGGTTTCGGTGATAGAGCCCGGTTATATCGAGTCGGAGATGACCGCCAAGTCGCAGAGCACAATGTTGATGGTGGACAACGAGACTGGGGTCAAGTCATTGGTTTCGGCGATCGAGCGCGAGCCGGGACGGGCGGCGGTGCCCTGGTGGCCCTGGGGGCCGATGGTGCAACTCATGCGGGTACTGCCGCTGCCGCTGATCAAGCGCTTTGCGTAA
- a CDS encoding fused (3R)-hydroxyacyl-ACP dehydratase subunits HadA/HadB — translation MAAAAETSTLESRVGHYYQLDGIYRVASEKVREYARAVQDYHPAHWDVAAAAKLGYSGLVAPLTFTSIPGMVANRHLFESVVVGYDMYLQTEEVFEQHRPIVAGDELHTDVELSSVRRIAGRDLITVTNTFTDSAGERVHTMHTTVVGVTAEDVDPAMLKAAENVVMHDVNLTGIDTSEAAYRKTVRPAGEVRIAQGGADRIPGTPSFDDLKVGDELPVHHARLSRGDLVNYAGVAGDANPLHWDENVAKLARQPDVIAHGMLTMGLGAGFASAWSGDPGAVTRYAVRLSQPAIVSATGGADIEYSGRIKSLDPATRSGVIIVAAKSNGRKIFGLATLNVRFS, via the coding sequence ATGGCCGCAGCAGCAGAAACGTCAACGCTCGAATCACGCGTCGGCCACTACTACCAACTTGACGGCATCTACCGGGTCGCCAGCGAGAAGGTGCGCGAGTACGCCCGCGCAGTGCAGGACTACCATCCCGCGCACTGGGATGTCGCCGCCGCCGCGAAGCTGGGGTATTCGGGCCTGGTGGCCCCGCTGACGTTCACGTCGATCCCCGGCATGGTCGCCAATCGGCATTTGTTCGAATCGGTGGTCGTCGGTTACGACATGTATCTGCAGACCGAAGAAGTCTTCGAGCAGCACCGGCCGATCGTGGCGGGCGACGAACTGCACACGGACGTCGAGCTGTCATCGGTGCGCAGAATCGCGGGCAGGGATCTGATCACCGTAACCAACACCTTTACGGACTCTGCCGGCGAGCGGGTGCACACCATGCACACCACCGTCGTCGGAGTCACGGCTGAGGACGTCGATCCGGCGATGCTGAAGGCCGCGGAGAACGTGGTGATGCATGACGTGAACCTCACCGGTATCGACACCTCCGAGGCGGCCTACCGCAAGACCGTCCGCCCCGCGGGCGAGGTTCGGATCGCCCAAGGAGGCGCGGACCGCATCCCCGGGACGCCCTCCTTCGATGACCTGAAGGTCGGCGACGAGCTACCGGTGCACCATGCCCGGCTGTCCCGCGGCGACCTGGTGAACTACGCCGGCGTGGCCGGTGACGCCAATCCGCTGCACTGGGATGAGAACGTCGCCAAGCTGGCAAGGCAGCCCGACGTGATCGCTCACGGAATGCTCACCATGGGTTTGGGTGCCGGATTCGCCTCCGCATGGTCGGGTGACCCCGGCGCGGTTACCCGCTACGCGGTGCGGTTGTCCCAGCCCGCGATCGTGTCGGCCACCGGAGGTGCGGACATCGAATACAGCGGCCGGATCAAATCGCTGGACCCGGCAACCCGCAGCGGTGTCATCATCGTCGCCGCGAAATCCAACGGCCGAAAGATCTTCGGCTTGGCGACGTTGAACGTCCGCTTCAGCTGA
- a CDS encoding GtrA family protein has protein sequence MRAEPSTGQSRLAGRFHTWCEAFVGRLPFGVGALVAPTFVGFCVINGFTFGVDLTILTGLRGVLGLPVPIAVTAAYVCAFALSYVLNRTFNFRSHAPVGPQVMTYVVVVVVNYSAFILGMTTALAAIGVQYQLSRLAAGMCEAVYMYSAMRWVVFRR, from the coding sequence GTGCGAGCGGAACCGTCGACCGGCCAATCACGCCTGGCCGGCCGGTTCCATACCTGGTGTGAGGCGTTCGTCGGGCGGTTGCCGTTCGGGGTGGGGGCGCTCGTCGCACCGACGTTTGTGGGCTTTTGTGTGATCAACGGCTTCACCTTCGGCGTTGATCTGACGATCCTCACGGGTCTGCGTGGCGTGCTCGGCCTCCCGGTGCCGATCGCGGTCACGGCTGCCTACGTCTGCGCGTTCGCGCTCAGCTACGTGCTCAATCGCACGTTCAATTTCCGGTCCCACGCACCGGTCGGGCCGCAGGTAATGACCTACGTCGTGGTGGTCGTCGTCAATTACTCGGCCTTCATCCTCGGGATGACCACCGCGCTGGCTGCCATTGGAGTGCAGTATCAGCTGTCGCGGCTTGCGGCGGGCATGTGTGAAGCGGTGTACATGTACAGCGCGATGCGGTGGGTGGTGTTCCGCCGCTGA
- a CDS encoding SDR family NAD(P)-dependent oxidoreductase: MAALQDKVALVTGASSGLGAETAKLFSREGATVFGVGRDVDRLRDVFAGVERGGFASVDIGSVRACRDAVEHCVRDFGGLDVLVNVAGRHQMRRTESMTDDDWEQDLAVNLNGPFYLCRAALPHLLERGGNIVNVSSIAGVEGQAYSAGYCAAKHGLIGLTRALAVEYTADRLRVNAVCPGGMLTPQIEQFSAPEDPNYDLIMRTASPRGMMQPLDVANVIAFLASDAAAAVHGAVYRVDNGKGAG; this comes from the coding sequence ATGGCTGCATTGCAGGACAAAGTCGCTCTGGTGACCGGAGCATCGTCGGGCCTGGGCGCCGAAACGGCGAAGTTGTTTTCCCGCGAGGGCGCAACGGTTTTCGGTGTAGGTCGCGATGTCGACCGCTTGCGCGATGTGTTCGCCGGCGTCGAACGCGGCGGATTCGCGTCGGTGGACATCGGATCGGTGCGGGCTTGCCGGGATGCGGTCGAGCACTGCGTCCGTGACTTCGGCGGCCTGGACGTCCTCGTCAATGTCGCGGGGCGCCACCAGATGCGCCGGACGGAGTCGATGACCGACGACGATTGGGAACAAGACCTCGCGGTGAACCTCAATGGGCCGTTCTACCTGTGCAGGGCCGCGCTGCCGCATCTGCTGGAGCGCGGCGGGAACATCGTCAACGTCAGCTCCATCGCCGGTGTCGAGGGGCAGGCGTATTCGGCCGGCTACTGTGCCGCCAAGCACGGCCTGATCGGTCTCACCCGTGCTTTGGCGGTGGAATACACCGCGGATCGGTTGCGCGTCAACGCGGTATGCCCCGGCGGCATGCTCACGCCGCAGATCGAACAGTTCAGCGCGCCAGAGGATCCCAACTACGACCTGATCATGCGCACAGCCTCACCACGCGGCATGATGCAGCCCCTTGATGTCGCCAACGTGATCGCCTTCCTCGCCAGCGATGCCGCGGCCGCGGTCCACGGCGCCGTCTATCGCGTCGACAACGGCAAGGGCGCCGGCTAG
- a CDS encoding DUF5134 domain-containing protein, which produces MIGEPGLRWAVTVLFGMSIAMYAYLTVAQHDRWTGRLTHLLHLTMSVAMVLMVWRVGLDLPAIGPALFFLVAGLWFVGVAVWASPASRQRLKTCYYAVMMAAMAWMYALMSGAVRGVSILPHSQPDSPVMDMPGMKLPSHDMPPATTAISWVSAANCIGVAAFAAVALYWSYRFVGERRMHRVPTTARVVWWEPLYQASTAAGTALMFDALVW; this is translated from the coding sequence ATGATCGGCGAACCGGGGCTGCGCTGGGCTGTCACCGTTCTGTTCGGCATGAGCATCGCCATGTACGCGTACCTCACTGTTGCACAACATGATCGGTGGACGGGCCGGCTGACTCACCTGCTGCATCTGACGATGTCGGTGGCGATGGTCTTGATGGTGTGGCGCGTTGGGCTTGACCTGCCGGCAATCGGTCCGGCGCTCTTTTTTCTGGTGGCCGGCCTTTGGTTTGTGGGCGTTGCGGTCTGGGCATCTCCGGCATCACGTCAGCGACTGAAAACCTGCTACTACGCGGTGATGATGGCGGCGATGGCGTGGATGTACGCGCTGATGAGCGGGGCCGTGCGGGGCGTTTCCATACTCCCGCACTCACAACCGGATTCGCCGGTCATGGACATGCCCGGCATGAAGCTGCCCTCACACGACATGCCCCCGGCCACGACCGCCATCTCCTGGGTCTCCGCGGCGAACTGCATCGGGGTGGCGGCGTTCGCCGCCGTGGCCCTGTACTGGTCCTACCGGTTCGTCGGCGAACGCCGGATGCACCGGGTGCCGACCACCGCGCGAGTGGTGTGGTGGGAACCGCTGTATCAGGCGTCCACCGCCGCCGGCACCGCGCTCATGTTCGACGCGCTCGTCTGGTAG
- a CDS encoding FAD-dependent oxidoreductase: MAREFSRQTFLRGAVGALATGAVLGAPRVAADPRATGWEGLSTALGGKVLLPDSPQFAGAKQVFNTNYNGLTPAAVVTPTSAADVQKAMAFAAAHNLKVAPRSGGHSYIGASTANGAMVLDLRQLPGDANYDAATGQVTVTPATSLYTMHRTLAAAGRGIPTGTCPSVGAAGHALGGGMGAQSRHAGLLCDQLTSASVVLPSGQAVTASAASNPDLFWALRGGGGGNFGVTTSLTFATFPTKDVDVVNLNFPPQSFAQVLVGWQNWLRTADRSSWALADATVDPMGVHCRILATCPAGSGNSAAAAITQAVGLQPSGTENHTFNYMDLVNYLAVGNLNPSPLGYVGGSDVFATVNAGVAQGIAAAVNAFPRGAGRMLAIMHAMDGALATVAPGATAFPWRRQSALVQWYVETGDPAAATNWLNTAHQAVQQYSVGGYVNYIEANQPPSRYFGPNLSRLSAVRQKYDPGRVMYSGLNY; the protein is encoded by the coding sequence ATGGCGCGTGAGTTCTCGCGGCAGACGTTTCTGCGGGGCGCCGTCGGCGCGTTGGCTACCGGAGCGGTCCTCGGCGCACCCCGGGTCGCCGCCGATCCCAGGGCTACCGGTTGGGAGGGTCTATCCACTGCCCTCGGCGGGAAGGTACTCCTTCCCGACAGTCCTCAATTCGCCGGAGCCAAGCAGGTTTTCAATACCAACTACAACGGGCTGACACCCGCGGCGGTAGTCACCCCGACGTCGGCGGCCGACGTCCAAAAGGCGATGGCCTTCGCCGCCGCGCACAACCTCAAGGTCGCCCCGCGCAGCGGCGGACACTCCTACATCGGCGCGTCGACCGCCAACGGCGCCATGGTGCTGGACCTGCGACAACTGCCCGGGGACGCCAATTACGACGCCGCCACCGGACAGGTGACGGTGACGCCGGCGACGAGCCTGTACACGATGCACCGGACGCTGGCCGCGGCCGGCCGCGGCATCCCAACCGGTACATGCCCGTCGGTCGGCGCCGCGGGACACGCGCTCGGCGGCGGCATGGGAGCCCAATCCCGGCACGCCGGCCTGCTCTGCGATCAGTTGACGTCGGCGTCGGTGGTGCTGCCCAGTGGCCAGGCGGTCACCGCGTCCGCCGCCAGCAACCCGGACCTGTTCTGGGCACTGCGCGGTGGCGGTGGCGGCAACTTCGGCGTGACGACCTCGCTGACCTTCGCCACGTTCCCCACCAAGGACGTCGACGTCGTCAACCTCAACTTCCCGCCACAGTCGTTCGCGCAGGTCCTCGTCGGGTGGCAGAACTGGCTTCGCACCGCCGACCGCAGCAGCTGGGCGCTGGCGGACGCCACCGTCGACCCGATGGGCGTGCATTGCCGGATCCTGGCGACCTGTCCGGCCGGGTCGGGTAACAGCGCTGCGGCCGCGATCACCCAGGCGGTGGGACTGCAGCCATCGGGTACCGAGAACCACACCTTCAACTACATGGACCTGGTGAATTATCTGGCCGTCGGCAACCTCAACCCCTCACCGCTGGGGTACGTCGGAGGGTCCGACGTCTTCGCCACCGTCAACGCGGGGGTGGCGCAGGGGATCGCCGCGGCGGTCAATGCCTTTCCCCGCGGTGCCGGCCGGATGCTGGCCATCATGCACGCGATGGACGGCGCCCTCGCCACGGTGGCGCCCGGCGCCACCGCCTTTCCATGGCGCCGGCAGTCGGCGCTGGTGCAGTGGTACGTGGAGACGGGCGATCCCGCGGCCGCGACCAACTGGCTCAACACGGCACACCAAGCGGTGCAACAGTATTCGGTCGGCGGCTATGTGAATTACATCGAGGCGAACCAGCCGCCGTCGCGATATTTCGGCCCAAACCTGTCCCGGCTGAGCGCCGTACGGCAGAAATACGATCCCGGCCGCGTCATGTACTCGGGGCTGAACTACTAG
- a CDS encoding Crp/Fnr family transcriptional regulator: MKEVLARAGIFQGIAPDAVDALARHLQHVSFPRRRTVFVEGELGDDLYVILSGSVKISHQTTDGRETVFAVLGPGDVFGELALFDPGPRTSTVITLTEVEAVRMDRHALRTWILERPEIAEQLLRVLARRLRHTNNTLCDLIFTDVPARVAKQILDLAMRFGTSNGGSVLVEHHLTQKELAQLVGSSRETVNKALSDFTQRGWIRQQGRALIIDQPAKLARRARA; the protein is encoded by the coding sequence GTGAAAGAGGTATTGGCGCGAGCCGGCATCTTCCAGGGGATCGCTCCCGATGCGGTCGATGCGTTGGCTCGCCACCTGCAGCACGTATCGTTCCCGCGCAGGCGAACCGTCTTCGTCGAGGGCGAGCTCGGTGACGACCTCTACGTCATCCTGTCGGGCTCAGTGAAGATCAGTCATCAGACGACCGACGGTCGCGAAACCGTCTTCGCGGTGCTGGGCCCCGGGGACGTGTTCGGTGAGCTTGCGCTGTTCGACCCAGGCCCGCGAACCTCGACGGTGATCACCTTGACCGAGGTGGAAGCCGTGCGGATGGACCGGCACGCATTGCGTACCTGGATCCTCGAACGCCCCGAAATCGCCGAGCAGCTGTTACGGGTGTTGGCACGCCGACTCCGACACACCAACAACACGCTGTGCGACCTGATCTTCACCGACGTCCCCGCCCGGGTGGCCAAGCAAATCCTTGATCTGGCAATGCGATTCGGTACCAGCAATGGGGGCTCGGTGCTGGTCGAGCACCACCTCACGCAGAAGGAACTCGCGCAACTCGTGGGGTCCTCGCGGGAAACGGTCAATAAGGCGCTATCGGACTTCACCCAACGCGGATGGATCCGGCAACAGGGCAGGGCCCTCATCATCGACCAACCCGCGAAGTTGGCCCGCCGCGCAAGGGCTTAA
- a CDS encoding VOC family protein: MPSVGSWPAAMPAVQVRVARPTARLERMAEFYRGVLCLPQLHFADDGEWAVVMFGLPGDQYNIEYVAHRDGIDGTAPTRENLLVFYFDSADAQQAVATRCRGAGAEEVALDNPWWGRNGAIAFLDPDGWTIVLMPAPVPLGHVGR, translated from the coding sequence ATGCCGAGTGTCGGTTCGTGGCCGGCGGCGATGCCTGCCGTTCAGGTGCGGGTTGCCCGCCCCACCGCCCGGCTGGAGCGAATGGCCGAGTTCTACAGGGGCGTATTGTGTTTGCCTCAGCTGCATTTCGCGGATGACGGCGAATGGGCGGTCGTCATGTTCGGCCTGCCCGGCGATCAATACAACATCGAATACGTGGCCCATCGCGACGGCATCGACGGAACCGCGCCCACGCGGGAGAACCTGCTGGTGTTCTACTTCGACTCGGCTGACGCGCAGCAGGCTGTCGCGACCAGGTGCCGCGGCGCGGGAGCCGAGGAGGTCGCGCTCGACAACCCGTGGTGGGGTCGCAACGGTGCGATCGCGTTTCTCGACCCGGACGGCTGGACGATCGTCCTGATGCCGGCGCCCGTCCCCTTGGGTCACGTGGGGCGTTAA
- a CDS encoding alpha/beta fold hydrolase: protein MFSRSRLVPVTPSWFTTALDQKPDHCDVDVDGCRIHLRVWGDADQPPVVLVHGGGAHSGWWDHVAPFFSRTHRVIAPDLSGHGDSEARGSYDLQIWASEVMAAAAAAGPAGRPTIIGHSMGGWVVSTAAMHYSQQINSMLVIDSPLWERAPEEGRLRRRKHNHYRTKDEILARFTAVPSQELILPYVREHIAGESVRRTDEGWIWKFDPAIFGGEFFEPTPADEESLETMLAAMRCRVGYLRCEAGLVPPEMAERIRSLLQLRGPFVELALAGHHPMLDQPLPLVATLRTLLEFWSIT, encoded by the coding sequence CTGTTTTCCCGCTCGCGCCTGGTACCTGTTACACCATCCTGGTTCACCACAGCGCTCGATCAAAAACCGGACCACTGCGATGTCGACGTTGACGGTTGCCGCATCCACCTGCGCGTCTGGGGCGATGCGGACCAACCTCCGGTGGTGCTCGTCCACGGTGGCGGAGCGCATTCAGGGTGGTGGGATCACGTCGCGCCGTTCTTTTCCCGTACCCATCGGGTGATCGCGCCGGATCTGTCCGGGCACGGTGACAGCGAAGCGCGTGGCAGTTACGACCTGCAAATCTGGGCGAGCGAAGTGATGGCGGCGGCGGCAGCCGCCGGCCCCGCCGGACGGCCGACGATCATCGGCCACAGCATGGGCGGCTGGGTGGTGTCCACGGCGGCGATGCACTACAGCCAGCAGATCAACAGCATGCTGGTGATCGACTCGCCGTTGTGGGAGCGTGCGCCGGAGGAAGGGCGACTACGCAGGCGCAAACACAACCACTACCGGACGAAAGATGAGATCCTGGCCCGCTTTACGGCCGTGCCCTCGCAGGAGCTGATCCTGCCCTACGTCCGAGAGCACATCGCGGGCGAGTCGGTGCGCAGGACCGACGAAGGATGGATTTGGAAGTTCGACCCGGCGATCTTCGGCGGTGAGTTCTTCGAACCGACGCCCGCCGACGAGGAGTCGTTAGAGACCATGCTGGCCGCGATGCGTTGCCGCGTGGGGTATTTGCGCTGCGAAGCCGGATTGGTGCCGCCCGAGATGGCCGAACGGATCCGTTCCCTGCTTCAGCTCCGTGGCCCGTTCGTGGAGCTGGCCCTGGCCGGCCACCATCCCATGCTGGACCAACCGCTCCCCCTGGTGGCGACGTTGCGGACCCTGTTGGAGTTCTGGTCGATCACCTAG
- a CDS encoding nitroreductase/quinone reductase family protein, which translates to MSPNNLGRLLMRAAPVFNAPIAALANSRRFGRLINRNITMLTYTGRRSGRTYSIPVAYRRSGGDIVISVNMPDVKTWWRNFLDAGGPLTLRLDDTEHAGHAVATRDAKGAVTVTVRLAETNS; encoded by the coding sequence GTGAGTCCCAACAACCTTGGCCGCCTCCTGATGCGAGCCGCGCCTGTTTTCAATGCGCCGATAGCCGCTCTGGCCAACTCGCGCCGCTTCGGCCGGCTGATCAATCGCAACATCACGATGCTGACCTACACGGGGCGACGGTCCGGACGCACGTACAGCATCCCGGTCGCCTACCGCCGTTCCGGTGGCGACATCGTCATCAGCGTCAACATGCCTGACGTGAAGACCTGGTGGCGGAACTTCCTCGACGCCGGTGGGCCCCTGACATTGCGGCTTGACGATACCGAGCACGCCGGTCACGCCGTCGCCACGCGGGACGCAAAGGGAGCGGTAACCGTCACGGTGCGGCTGGCCGAGACGAATTCGTGA
- a CDS encoding UBP-type zinc finger domain-containing protein: MTAPVDPSVPPSGMGCVECDEVGGWWVHLRRCAACGHIGCCDDSLSRHATKHWQQTGHPIIRSFEPGEDWFWNYEANDYYDGPELAPPQCRPEAQSVPGPRGRVPHNWFELLRHRDG, encoded by the coding sequence ATGACTGCTCCTGTCGATCCTTCGGTGCCGCCCAGCGGTATGGGCTGCGTCGAGTGCGATGAGGTCGGTGGTTGGTGGGTGCATTTACGGCGCTGCGCCGCTTGCGGGCACATCGGTTGCTGCGACGACTCGCTGTCTCGTCATGCGACCAAGCACTGGCAGCAGACCGGGCATCCGATCATCCGGTCGTTCGAGCCCGGTGAGGACTGGTTCTGGAACTACGAGGCCAACGACTATTACGACGGCCCGGAGCTGGCGCCACCCCAGTGCCGTCCCGAGGCCCAGTCGGTCCCCGGGCCACGCGGGCGCGTCCCGCATAACTGGTTCGAGCTGCTCCGCCATCGAGACGGCTGA